One Micromonospora eburnea genomic region harbors:
- a CDS encoding HAD-IIA family hydrolase, whose product MQDRKPVQSWLTDMDGVLVHEGQPVPGAPEFIKKLRTSGKPFLVLTNNSIYTPRDLQARLARMGLDVPEEAIWSSALATAQFLADQRPGGTAYAIGEAGLTTALHAVGYVLSDFAPDYVVLGETRTYSFEAITKAIRLINDGARFICTNPDATGPSVEGALPAAGSVAAMISKATGVEPYFVGKPNPMMMRSALNTIDAHSESTAMIGDRMDTDILCGLEAGLETILVLTGISSRVEAERYPYRPSRIVNSVADLIDEI is encoded by the coding sequence ATGCAAGACCGCAAGCCGGTGCAGAGCTGGCTCACCGACATGGACGGCGTGCTGGTGCACGAGGGCCAGCCGGTGCCCGGCGCGCCCGAGTTCATCAAGAAGCTGCGCACCTCCGGCAAGCCCTTCCTGGTGCTGACCAACAACTCGATCTACACCCCGCGTGACCTGCAGGCCCGGCTGGCCCGGATGGGGCTGGACGTGCCGGAGGAGGCGATCTGGTCGTCGGCCCTGGCCACCGCCCAGTTCCTGGCCGACCAGCGCCCGGGCGGCACCGCGTACGCGATCGGTGAGGCCGGGCTGACCACGGCCCTGCACGCGGTGGGGTACGTGCTCAGCGACTTCGCCCCCGACTACGTGGTGCTGGGGGAGACCCGCACCTACAGCTTCGAGGCGATCACCAAGGCGATCCGGCTGATCAACGACGGGGCCCGGTTCATCTGCACCAACCCGGACGCGACCGGCCCGTCGGTCGAGGGCGCGCTGCCGGCCGCCGGTTCGGTGGCCGCGATGATCTCGAAGGCGACCGGGGTGGAGCCGTACTTCGTCGGCAAGCCGAACCCGATGATGATGCGTTCGGCGCTGAACACCATCGACGCGCACTCGGAGAGCACCGCGATGATCGGCGACCGGATGGACACCGACATCCTCTGCGGGCTGGAGGCGGGCCTGGAGACGATCCTGGTGCTGACCGGGATCAGCTCCCGGGTGGAGGCGGAACGCTACCCGTACCGGCCGTCGCGGATCGTCAACTCGGTGGCCGACCTGATCGACGAGATCTGA
- a CDS encoding ferrochelatase — MAYDALVLVSFGGPERPEDVRPFLQNVTRGRGVPPARLEEVVQHYLHFGGVSPINQQCRELLAAIRADFAENGVDLPVYWGNRNWDPMLADTVAQMRDDGVKRALAFVTSAYGGYSSCRQYQEDIAAARAAVGPDAPVIEKLRQFWDHPGFVQPHADAVRAALARLDPARRESTRLVFTAHSVPTSMAATAGPHGGRYTAQLAETARLVHAAAAPDLRYDLVWQSRSGPPQVPWLEPDINDHLATLPGEGVTAVVVSPIGFVSDHLEVVWDLDTEALDTAKQLGLDFVRAGTPGTDSRFVAMVRELVLERTTPDGERLRRRLGELPMWDTCPTACCVPPARRPGA; from the coding sequence ATGGCGTACGACGCGTTGGTGCTGGTCTCCTTCGGCGGACCGGAGCGGCCGGAGGACGTGCGGCCCTTCCTGCAGAACGTGACCCGGGGCCGGGGCGTGCCCCCGGCGCGGCTCGAAGAGGTGGTCCAGCACTACCTGCACTTCGGCGGGGTGTCCCCGATCAACCAGCAGTGCCGGGAGTTGCTCGCGGCGATCCGTGCGGACTTCGCCGAGAACGGTGTCGACCTGCCGGTCTACTGGGGCAACCGGAACTGGGATCCGATGCTCGCCGACACCGTGGCACAGATGCGCGACGACGGCGTCAAGCGGGCTCTCGCCTTCGTCACCAGCGCGTACGGCGGCTACTCCTCCTGCCGGCAGTACCAGGAGGACATCGCCGCGGCCCGGGCCGCGGTCGGCCCGGACGCCCCGGTGATCGAGAAGCTGCGCCAGTTCTGGGACCACCCCGGCTTCGTCCAACCGCACGCCGACGCGGTGCGGGCCGCGCTGGCCCGGCTCGACCCGGCCCGGCGGGAGAGCACCCGGCTGGTCTTCACCGCCCACTCCGTCCCCACCTCGATGGCCGCCACCGCCGGCCCGCACGGCGGCCGGTACACCGCGCAGCTCGCCGAGACCGCCCGGCTGGTGCACGCCGCCGCCGCGCCCGACCTGCGGTACGACCTGGTCTGGCAGAGCCGGTCCGGGCCGCCGCAGGTGCCGTGGCTGGAGCCGGACATCAACGACCACCTGGCCACCCTCCCCGGGGAGGGAGTGACCGCGGTGGTGGTCAGCCCGATCGGGTTCGTCTCCGACCATCTCGAGGTGGTCTGGGATCTGGACACCGAGGCCCTCGACACGGCCAAGCAGCTCGGCCTGGACTTCGTCCGCGCTGGCACCCCCGGCACCGATTCCCGGTTCGTGGCGATGGTGCGCGAACTGGTTCTGGAACGCACCACCCCGGACGGCGAGCGGCTGCGCCGCCGCCTCGGCGAGCTGCCGATGTGGGACACCTGCCCGACGGCGTGCTGCGTGCCCCCGGCCCGCCGGCCCGGAGCCTGA
- the fabI gene encoding enoyl-ACP reductase FabI, with translation MSGLLAGKRLLVTGVITDASIAFSVAKLAQENGAQVVLTGYGRLSLVERIAKRLPEPAPVIELDVTNQEHLAGLADRVREHVDGLDGVVHSIGFAPQSCLGGGFLDAPWEDVATAVHVSTYSYKSLAMAALPLMSAGGAVVGLTFDATKAWPVYDWMGVAKAGLESASRYLALHLGKRGIRSNLVAAGPLRTIAAKSIPGFEQFEDAWAERAPLGWNLTDQEPAARACLALMSDWFPATTGEIVHVDGGYHAIGA, from the coding sequence ATGTCCGGACTGCTGGCCGGTAAGCGGCTGCTGGTCACCGGCGTCATCACCGACGCCTCGATCGCCTTCTCCGTGGCGAAGCTCGCCCAGGAGAACGGCGCCCAGGTCGTGCTCACCGGCTACGGCCGGCTCTCCCTGGTGGAGCGGATCGCCAAGCGGCTGCCCGAGCCGGCCCCGGTGATCGAGCTGGACGTCACGAACCAGGAGCACCTGGCCGGCCTGGCCGACCGGGTCCGCGAGCACGTCGACGGCCTGGACGGGGTGGTGCACTCGATCGGGTTCGCCCCGCAGAGCTGCCTCGGCGGCGGTTTCCTGGACGCGCCGTGGGAGGACGTGGCCACCGCGGTGCACGTCTCGACGTACTCGTACAAGTCGCTGGCCATGGCGGCGCTGCCGCTGATGTCGGCGGGCGGTGCGGTCGTCGGCCTCACCTTCGACGCCACCAAGGCCTGGCCGGTGTACGACTGGATGGGCGTGGCCAAGGCCGGGCTGGAGTCGGCCTCCCGCTACCTGGCGCTGCACCTGGGCAAGCGGGGCATCCGCAGCAACCTGGTCGCCGCCGGGCCGCTGCGCACCATCGCGGCCAAGTCCATTCCCGGCTTCGAGCAGTTCGAGGACGCCTGGGCCGAGCGGGCCCCGCTCGGCTGGAACCTCACCGACCAGGAGCCGGCCGCCCGGGCCTGCCTGGCGCTGATGTCCGACTGGTTCCCGGCCACCACCGGCGAGATCGTCCACGTCGACGGCGGCTACCACGCGATCGGCGCCTGA
- the fabG gene encoding beta-ketoacyl-ACP reductase, translating to MARTVLVTGGNRGIGLAIAQAFAKQGDRVAVTHRSGDAPEGLFGVKCDVTDAESVDAAFTAIEAELGPVEVLVANAGITDDTLLMRMSEEQFTRVLDTNLTGAFRCAKRASTKMLRARWGRMIFISSVVGLYGGVGQVNYAASKAGLVGVARSITRELGSRNITANVVAPGFIDTDMTAALPEERRTEYRKAIPAGRFAEPEEVAGVVAWLASDAAGYISGAVIPVDGGLGMGH from the coding sequence GTGGCCCGTACCGTGCTGGTGACCGGCGGAAACCGGGGGATCGGCCTGGCCATCGCGCAGGCCTTCGCCAAGCAGGGCGACCGGGTGGCGGTGACCCATCGCAGCGGCGACGCCCCGGAGGGGCTGTTCGGGGTGAAGTGTGACGTGACCGACGCCGAGTCGGTCGACGCCGCGTTCACCGCGATCGAGGCCGAGCTGGGCCCGGTCGAGGTGCTGGTGGCCAACGCCGGCATCACCGACGACACGCTGCTGATGCGGATGTCCGAGGAGCAGTTCACCCGGGTGCTCGACACCAACCTGACCGGCGCGTTCCGCTGCGCCAAGCGGGCCTCGACGAAGATGCTCCGGGCCCGGTGGGGTCGCATGATCTTCATCTCCTCGGTGGTCGGCCTCTACGGCGGCGTCGGCCAGGTCAACTACGCGGCCAGCAAGGCCGGCCTGGTGGGCGTGGCCCGCTCGATCACCCGCGAGCTGGGCAGCCGCAACATCACCGCGAACGTGGTCGCGCCCGGCTTCATCGACACCGACATGACGGCCGCGCTGCCCGAGGAGCGGCGCACCGAATACCGCAAGGCGATCCCGGCCGGCCGGTTCGCCGAGCCGGAGGAGGTCGCCGGCGTGGTCGCCTGGCTGGCCTCGGACGCGGCCGGGTACATCTCCGGCGCCGTCATCCCGGTCGACGGCGGCCTGGGCATGGGTCACTGA
- a CDS encoding sensor histidine kinase, with product MEQSWARTWWPALRRVVAGPDVPPVRPPLDRWPRPVRYASLLAVVGLFAATLAEETDRHLPQAVAILFATMTVAPLFTLPWRPLLAWRLTVVALCTCTFNAPPTQAWPWNPVLVVGSLLVLLVVAARVDRPLLVWVGLITMVPVVALVRPSNLAPVVLLLVALLVLGDLVRGNRAGRRALAEQTELSEREQERRAVLEERARIARELHDVVAHHMSMIAVQAETAPYRLADVPDGARAEFTAIAGSAREALTDMRRLLGVLRSESTGPQTAPQPGLADIPAMVDAAHRAGLPVTLDAPAPAAGMPAPVGLAAYRIAQEGLANAARHAPGAAVRVSVRAGPRVLTVRVENTAGPAGPAGTDRGAGHGLTGMRERALALGGTFAAGPLDGGGYAVDAALPYDGEGGDG from the coding sequence GTGGAGCAATCATGGGCCCGCACCTGGTGGCCGGCACTGCGGCGGGTTGTCGCCGGCCCCGACGTCCCACCCGTCCGGCCGCCGCTGGACCGTTGGCCCCGGCCGGTCCGGTACGCGAGCCTGCTCGCGGTGGTCGGATTGTTCGCCGCCACGCTGGCCGAGGAGACCGACCGGCATCTGCCCCAGGCCGTCGCGATCCTCTTCGCCACGATGACCGTCGCGCCGCTGTTCACGCTGCCCTGGCGTCCGCTGCTGGCCTGGCGACTCACCGTCGTGGCCCTGTGCACCTGCACGTTCAACGCGCCACCCACCCAGGCCTGGCCGTGGAACCCGGTCCTGGTGGTCGGGTCGCTGCTGGTGCTGCTGGTGGTGGCGGCCCGGGTGGACCGGCCGCTGCTGGTCTGGGTGGGCCTGATCACCATGGTGCCGGTGGTCGCCCTGGTCCGGCCCAGCAACCTGGCCCCCGTCGTACTGCTGCTCGTAGCGTTGCTGGTGCTCGGCGACCTGGTCCGTGGCAACCGCGCCGGCCGCCGGGCACTGGCCGAGCAGACCGAACTCAGCGAGCGGGAACAGGAGCGCCGGGCGGTGCTGGAGGAACGCGCCCGGATCGCCCGCGAGCTGCACGACGTGGTCGCCCACCACATGTCGATGATCGCGGTGCAGGCGGAGACCGCGCCGTACCGCCTCGCCGACGTGCCGGACGGCGCCCGCGCCGAGTTCACCGCCATCGCCGGCTCGGCCCGGGAGGCGCTGACCGACATGCGCCGCCTGCTCGGCGTGCTGCGCAGCGAGTCGACCGGTCCGCAGACCGCCCCGCAGCCCGGCCTGGCCGACATACCGGCGATGGTGGACGCCGCCCACCGGGCCGGTCTCCCGGTCACCCTGGACGCCCCCGCTCCGGCCGCCGGGATGCCCGCGCCGGTCGGGCTGGCCGCGTACCGGATCGCGCAGGAGGGGTTGGCGAACGCCGCCCGGCACGCGCCCGGGGCCGCGGTGCGCGTCAGTGTCCGCGCCGGACCGCGCGTCCTGACGGTCCGGGTCGAGAACACCGCCGGCCCGGCCGGCCCGGCCGGCACCGATCGGGGCGCCGGGCACGGCCTGACCGGGATGCGTGAACGAGCCCTCGCACTGGGCGGTACGTTCGCCGCCGGGCCACTCGACGGCGGCGGGTACGCGGTCGACGCGGCGCTGCCGTACGACGGGGAGGGCGGGGACGGATGA
- a CDS encoding response regulator: MIRVLIADDQAMVRQGFGALLAAQPDLVVVGDAADGAAAVEAARRLDPDVVLMDVRMPVLDGLAATRQLLGDRRADRPRVLILTTFDLDDYVYEALRAGASGFLLKDAPAADLVHAVRVVAAGDALLAPTVTRRLIAEFAARPGHRRPRPADLAGLTPRETDVLRLIARGRSNAEIAADLVVAEQTVKTHVGRILAKLQLRDRAQAVVVAYETGLVAAGE; encoded by the coding sequence ATGATCCGGGTGCTGATCGCCGACGACCAGGCGATGGTCCGGCAGGGTTTCGGGGCGCTGCTGGCCGCCCAACCGGACCTGGTGGTGGTCGGGGACGCCGCCGACGGCGCGGCGGCGGTCGAGGCGGCCCGCCGACTGGACCCGGACGTGGTGCTGATGGACGTGCGGATGCCGGTGCTGGACGGGCTGGCCGCCACCCGCCAACTCCTCGGCGACCGGCGCGCGGACCGCCCCCGGGTGCTCATCCTGACCACCTTCGACCTGGACGACTACGTCTACGAGGCGCTGCGCGCCGGCGCGAGCGGGTTCCTGCTCAAGGACGCCCCCGCCGCCGACCTGGTGCACGCGGTCCGCGTGGTGGCGGCCGGCGACGCGCTGCTCGCGCCGACCGTGACCCGCCGCCTGATCGCCGAGTTCGCCGCCCGACCCGGGCACCGCCGGCCCCGCCCGGCCGACCTGGCCGGCCTGACTCCCCGGGAGACCGACGTGCTGCGGCTGATCGCCCGGGGCCGGTCCAACGCGGAGATCGCCGCCGACCTGGTGGTCGCCGAGCAGACGGTCAAGACCCATGTCGGGCGGATCCTGGCCAAACTCCAGCTCCGCGACCGCGCCCAGGCCGTGGTCGTCGCGTACGAGACGGGTCTGGTGGCCGCGGGCGAGTAG
- a CDS encoding alpha/beta hydrolase, whose protein sequence is MHWTRPARAALAVLLGLGLLLPDRPAAPAPAAYVEAYPLVAARLRAAGPPYEGWAATGRRFLVFEPHGDGLAVEVLGDLATADRIAVLVPGVGTRLRDFDRGLGGVARRAPARQGAELYEALRVRSPGARVAVLVWLGYHPPGGVPAAVGPAAARRGADALLAQLRVLAARRPDATVTLVGHSYGALVVGLAARRSPAEVTDVVTLGGVGVGVDRADELARVRIWAAEAPTDWIRRVPEVRLPGLGHGVRPGDPAFGARPLPTAGVTGHDGYLAPGSATTAAVASVVLVGIGTGPVAP, encoded by the coding sequence ATGCACTGGACGCGACCCGCCCGAGCGGCACTGGCCGTGCTGCTCGGCCTCGGCCTGCTGCTGCCGGACCGGCCCGCCGCGCCGGCACCGGCCGCGTACGTCGAGGCGTATCCGCTGGTCGCGGCGAGGCTGCGGGCGGCCGGGCCGCCGTACGAGGGCTGGGCCGCGACCGGCCGACGGTTCCTGGTCTTCGAGCCGCACGGCGATGGCCTCGCGGTGGAGGTGCTCGGCGACCTGGCCACCGCCGACCGGATCGCGGTGCTGGTGCCCGGGGTGGGCACCAGGCTGCGCGACTTCGACCGAGGGCTGGGCGGCGTGGCGCGGCGCGCGCCGGCCCGGCAGGGGGCCGAACTGTACGAGGCGCTGCGCGTCCGGTCACCCGGTGCCCGGGTGGCGGTGCTGGTCTGGCTCGGCTACCACCCGCCTGGCGGGGTGCCCGCGGCGGTCGGCCCGGCCGCGGCCCGCCGGGGAGCCGACGCCCTGCTGGCTCAGCTACGGGTGCTCGCCGCCCGCCGCCCGGACGCCACGGTGACGCTGGTCGGGCACAGCTACGGGGCGCTGGTCGTCGGGCTCGCCGCCCGCCGGTCGCCGGCCGAGGTAACCGACGTGGTGACGCTCGGTGGGGTGGGCGTCGGCGTGGACCGGGCCGACGAGCTGGCCCGGGTACGCATCTGGGCCGCGGAGGCGCCCACCGACTGGATCCGCCGGGTGCCGGAGGTACGGCTGCCCGGGCTCGGCCACGGCGTCCGCCCGGGCGACCCGGCGTTCGGCGCGCGCCCACTGCCCACCGCCGGGGTGACCGGCCACGACGGTTACCTGGCCCCCGGCAGCGCCACGACGGCCGCGGTGGCGTCGGTCGTGCTCGTCGGAATCGGCACCGGCCCGGTGGCACCGTGA
- a CDS encoding acyltransferase family protein, which yields MSARSEPGLRAPQPPPAGRDRVIDALRAYAIGGVVLGHWLVTALVLTADGTLRTASPLTALPALAPATWLLQTLGLFFFTAGYAATRSLAGYPHGAGRWLARRLGRLLRPALALLGVGSGLLLAAIVLGTPDDTLAVAVTLAVSPLWFLLPLVALSVLTGPLLAAVRRWGPLRCAAPAVAVVAAADLAARMLPAAPGRLPVALLAAWAVPWLLGVAHADGRLTGSRPAAGLAAAGGGALVALVALGYPASAVGVPGAGMSNLYPPSLFAVALAACQIGLALLARPALARVLYRARPARPGPVALVATVNREAIGIYLWHQPVLVAVTALTARLGRPLPGLHTAPAGLGWVAARLCWLPLFALVLAALLAPRRGPSGRHPGPVVPGPPSEGAAVDRAQAPARPPGSAGDGPTATPR from the coding sequence GTGAGCGCGAGGAGCGAGCCGGGCCTGCGAGCCCCGCAGCCGCCGCCCGCGGGGCGGGACCGGGTGATCGACGCGCTGCGGGCGTATGCGATCGGCGGGGTGGTGCTCGGGCACTGGCTGGTCACGGCGCTCGTGCTGACCGCCGACGGGACGCTGCGCACGGCCAGCCCGCTGACCGCGCTGCCGGCCCTGGCCCCGGCCACCTGGCTGTTGCAGACCCTCGGCCTGTTCTTCTTCACCGCCGGGTACGCGGCCACCCGGTCGCTGGCCGGGTACCCGCACGGTGCCGGGCGCTGGCTGGCCCGCCGGCTGGGCCGGCTGCTCCGCCCGGCGCTGGCGCTGCTCGGCGTCGGGTCCGGGCTGCTGCTGGCCGCGATCGTGCTGGGCACCCCGGACGACACCCTCGCCGTGGCGGTCACGCTGGCGGTCAGTCCACTGTGGTTCCTGCTGCCGCTGGTGGCGCTCTCCGTGCTGACCGGGCCGCTGCTGGCGGCCGTACGCCGTTGGGGTCCGCTGCGCTGCGCCGCCCCGGCGGTGGCCGTGGTGGCCGCCGCCGACCTGGCCGCCCGGATGCTGCCGGCGGCCCCCGGGCGGCTGCCGGTCGCCCTGCTGGCCGCGTGGGCGGTGCCGTGGCTGCTCGGGGTCGCGCACGCCGACGGGCGGCTGACCGGTTCCCGCCCGGCTGCCGGGCTCGCGGCGGCTGGCGGCGGGGCGCTCGTCGCGCTGGTCGCGCTCGGCTACCCGGCCAGCGCGGTGGGGGTGCCCGGCGCGGGGATGTCGAACCTGTACCCGCCGTCGCTGTTCGCCGTCGCGCTGGCGGCCTGCCAGATCGGCCTCGCGCTGCTGGCCCGACCCGCGCTGGCCCGGGTGCTGTACCGGGCCCGGCCGGCGCGGCCAGGGCCGGTGGCCCTGGTGGCCACGGTCAACCGGGAGGCGATCGGGATCTATCTCTGGCACCAGCCGGTGTTGGTCGCGGTGACCGCGCTCACCGCGCGCCTCGGCCGCCCCCTGCCGGGACTGCACACCGCACCGGCCGGCCTCGGCTGGGTGGCCGCCCGGCTGTGCTGGCTGCCGCTGTTCGCCCTGGTCCTGGCCGCGCTGTTGGCACCGCGCCGTGGGCCGTCGGGGCGGCACCCCGGCCCGGTCGTGCCCGGGCCGCCGTCGGAGGGTGCGGCCGTTGACCGCGCGCAGGCCCCGGCCCGCCCGCCGGGGAGCGCCGGGGACGGCCCGACGGCCACGCCCCGGTGA
- a CDS encoding VWA domain-containing protein: MIRFLQPWWLLAVLPVLALAAAYVWRQLHRRAYAMRFTNVDLLRTLAPKGLGWRRHAAATAFLLCLLVLATALARPAVDTREPLERATVMLAIDVSLSMQADDVAPNRLEAAQEAAKQFVGELPETYNLGLVSFAKAANVLVPPTKDRAAVTSAIDGLVLAEATATGEAVFTCLEAIRTVPADGAAGIPPARIVLLSDGYRTAGRSVEEAAAAAQAANVPVSTIAFGTDSGQVDIGGQLQRVPVDRTALSQLAETTRGYFYEAASVTELKQVYQDMGSSIGFRTEPREITQWYAGIALLFALCAGGLSLLWSSRLI, from the coding sequence ATGATCCGTTTTCTGCAACCGTGGTGGCTGCTGGCCGTGCTGCCGGTGCTCGCCCTGGCCGCCGCGTACGTCTGGCGGCAGCTGCACCGGCGGGCGTACGCGATGCGGTTCACCAACGTCGACCTGCTGCGTACCCTCGCGCCCAAGGGCCTGGGCTGGCGGCGGCACGCGGCGGCCACCGCGTTCCTGCTCTGCCTGCTGGTGCTGGCCACCGCGCTGGCCCGGCCGGCGGTGGACACCCGGGAGCCCCTGGAGCGGGCCACGGTGATGCTCGCCATCGACGTGTCGCTGTCGATGCAGGCCGACGACGTCGCACCGAACCGGCTGGAGGCCGCCCAGGAGGCGGCGAAGCAGTTCGTCGGGGAGTTGCCGGAGACCTACAACCTCGGGCTGGTCTCCTTCGCCAAGGCGGCGAACGTGCTGGTTCCGCCGACCAAGGACCGGGCCGCGGTGACCAGCGCCATCGACGGTCTCGTCCTGGCCGAGGCGACCGCCACCGGCGAGGCGGTCTTCACCTGTCTGGAGGCGATCCGTACGGTGCCCGCGGACGGCGCGGCGGGCATCCCGCCGGCCCGGATCGTGCTGCTCTCCGACGGCTACCGCACCGCGGGGCGGTCGGTGGAGGAGGCGGCGGCCGCCGCGCAGGCGGCGAACGTGCCGGTCTCCACCATCGCGTTCGGCACTGACTCGGGCCAGGTGGACATCGGCGGCCAGCTCCAGCGGGTGCCGGTGGACCGTACGGCGCTGTCGCAACTGGCGGAGACCACCCGGGGCTACTTCTACGAGGCTGCCTCGGTGACCGAGCTGAAGCAGGTCTACCAGGACATGGGCAGCTCGATCGGGTTCCGGACCGAACCGCGCGAGATCACCCAGTGGTACGCGGGGATCGCGCTGCTCTTCGCGCTCTGCGCCGGTGGGCTGAGCCTGCTCTGGTCGTCCCGCCTGATCTGA
- a CDS encoding DUF58 domain-containing protein encodes MARAATVTPPTRLPATGDRSGAVLDRLQLMVTRKLDGLLQGDYAGLLPGPGSEAGESREYRPGDDVRRMDWPVTARTTLPHVRRTVADRELETWLAVDLSASLDFGTGRWLKRDVVVAAAAALAHLTVRGGNRIGAVIGTGASASAGNGPGSGTGSAVPARTGRWRGDPPATGPGTLLRLPARSGRKEAQGLLRTIAGTEIRPGRSDLGALVDTLNRPPRRRGVAVVISDFLAPPQQWSRPIRKLRVRHDVLAIEVVDPRELELPDVGVLPVVDPESGELHEVQTADPGLRRRYAEAAAAQRAAIATALRAAGAAHLRLRTDRDWLLDMVRFVAAQRHARTRGTTR; translated from the coding sequence CTGGCCCGGGCAGCGACCGTGACCCCACCCACCCGGCTGCCGGCCACCGGCGACCGCTCCGGCGCCGTCCTCGACCGGTTGCAGCTGATGGTCACCCGCAAGCTCGACGGCCTGCTCCAGGGCGACTACGCCGGGCTGCTGCCCGGGCCGGGCAGCGAGGCGGGGGAGTCCCGCGAGTACCGCCCCGGCGACGACGTACGCCGGATGGACTGGCCGGTCACCGCGCGGACGACCCTGCCGCACGTCCGGCGGACCGTGGCCGACCGGGAGTTGGAGACCTGGCTGGCGGTGGACCTCTCGGCCAGCCTGGACTTCGGCACCGGGCGGTGGCTCAAGCGGGACGTGGTGGTCGCCGCCGCAGCCGCGCTGGCCCACCTGACCGTCCGGGGCGGCAACCGGATCGGCGCGGTGATCGGCACCGGCGCCTCCGCGAGCGCGGGGAACGGGCCGGGGTCGGGAACCGGGTCGGCCGTGCCGGCGCGGACCGGCCGGTGGCGGGGCGACCCACCGGCGACCGGCCCCGGTACGCTGCTGCGGTTGCCCGCCCGGTCCGGCCGGAAGGAGGCGCAGGGGCTGCTCCGGACGATCGCCGGCACCGAGATCCGCCCCGGGCGCAGCGACCTCGGGGCGCTGGTCGACACGCTCAACCGGCCGCCGCGCCGGCGCGGCGTGGCGGTGGTCATCTCCGACTTCCTCGCGCCGCCGCAGCAGTGGAGCCGGCCGATCCGTAAGCTGCGGGTCCGGCACGACGTGCTGGCGATCGAGGTGGTCGACCCGCGCGAGCTGGAACTGCCCGACGTGGGGGTGCTGCCGGTGGTGGATCCGGAGTCGGGGGAGTTGCACGAGGTGCAGACCGCCGATCCGGGCCTGCGCCGCCGGTACGCCGAGGCGGCGGCCGCCCAGCGTGCGGCGATCGCCACCGCACTGCGTGCCGCCGGCGCGGCCCACCTGCGGCTGCGTACCGATCGAGACTGGCTGCTGGACATGGTGCGGTTCGTCGCCGCGCAGCGGCACGCCCGGACCCGAGGGACGACCCGATGA
- a CDS encoding AAA family ATPase yields the protein MAQPTTPDAPIPTEAAPGAPPTTTPAQDATLLERALFEIKRVIVGQDRMVERMFVALLARGHCLLEGVPGVAKTLAVETLAKVVGGSFARVQFTPDLVPADIMGTRIYRQSSEKFDVELGPVFVNFLLADEINRAPAKVQSALLEVMSERQVSIGGESHRVPDPFLVMATQNPIEQEGVYPLPEAQRDRFLMKIVVGYPTDAEEREIVYRMGVAPPEPARVFDTPDLIALQHKADQVFVHNALVDYAVRLVLATRAPAEHGMPDVAQLIQYGASPRASLGLVRATRALALLRGRDYALPQDVQDIAPDILRHRLVLSYDALADDVPADHVVHRVMSTIPLPAVAPRQQATPPPAVPQGAGWPGQRP from the coding sequence GTGGCCCAGCCGACCACGCCCGACGCCCCGATTCCGACCGAGGCTGCGCCGGGCGCGCCGCCGACCACCACCCCGGCTCAGGACGCCACGCTGCTGGAGCGGGCGCTGTTCGAGATCAAGCGGGTGATCGTCGGCCAGGACCGGATGGTCGAGCGGATGTTCGTCGCCCTGCTCGCCCGGGGGCACTGCCTGCTGGAAGGGGTGCCCGGCGTCGCCAAGACCCTCGCGGTGGAGACCCTCGCGAAGGTGGTCGGCGGTTCGTTCGCCCGGGTGCAGTTCACTCCGGACCTGGTACCGGCCGACATCATGGGCACCCGGATCTACCGGCAGTCCAGCGAGAAGTTCGACGTCGAGCTGGGCCCGGTATTCGTGAACTTCCTGCTCGCCGACGAGATCAACCGGGCACCGGCGAAGGTGCAGTCGGCGCTGCTGGAGGTGATGAGCGAGCGCCAGGTGTCGATCGGCGGGGAGTCCCACCGGGTGCCGGACCCGTTCCTGGTGATGGCGACCCAGAACCCGATCGAGCAGGAGGGGGTCTACCCGCTGCCGGAGGCACAGCGGGACCGCTTCCTGATGAAGATCGTGGTGGGCTACCCGACCGACGCGGAGGAGCGGGAGATCGTCTACCGGATGGGTGTCGCGCCGCCCGAGCCGGCCCGGGTCTTCGACACGCCGGACCTGATCGCCCTGCAGCACAAGGCCGACCAGGTCTTCGTGCACAACGCCCTGGTCGACTACGCGGTCCGGCTGGTGCTCGCCACCCGCGCCCCCGCCGAGCACGGCATGCCGGACGTGGCACAGCTCATCCAGTACGGCGCCAGCCCACGTGCCTCGCTCGGCCTGGTCCGGGCCACCCGGGCGCTGGCGCTGCTGCGCGGCCGGGACTACGCGCTGCCGCAGGACGTACAGGACATCGCCCCGGACATCCTGCGCCACCGGCTGGTGCTCAGCTACGACGCGCTCGCCGATGACGTACCGGCCGACCACGTCGTGCACCGGGTGATGTCGACGATCCCGTTGCCGGCGGTCGCGCCCCGGCAACAGGCCACGCCGCCGCCGGCCGTCCCGCAGGGGGCCGGCTGGCCCGGGCAGCGACCGTGA